The window CGGGAGGGGTTCGCCGTCGTCGTCCATCGCCACGACCTCGCCGTCGAGGATGACGGGTTCGTCGACCGCGTCCGCGACGAACTCGACCACCTCGGGGAGCGCGCCGGTCACGTCCTCCATGTTGCGCGAGAACAGCGAGACCTCGCCGTCGGCGTCGCGGTGGACCTGCACGCGCGCGCCGTCGAACTTGGTCTCGACCGCGGCGGTCTCCCACTCGTCGAGCGCGTCGGCGGCCGTGCCGGCCTGCGCCAGCATCGCCTGTACGGGGCGACCGACTTCGAGGCGAACCCCGTCGAGGCCGGCTTCGCCCTCGTCGCGGGCGAGTTCGGCGACCATACCGTAGTCGTTCGACACCTGTAGGGCGCGGGCGACGGCGGCGATGGCCTCGTTCCGGCGGTCGCGGGCGGCGTCTTCGGTCTCCGAGTCGGCGTCGTCGTCGCGGATGGCGGCGGCGTCCGCGGGGTCGACCAGGAACGCCTCCGCGACGGCGTCGCGGACGGCACCCTCGCCGACGCCGATGCGCATCTCCGAGAGGACGAGGCGGGCGAGGAAGCGCGCCTCGTCGGGGTCGGTTCGGTTGAACAGGCCGTAGAGCGTCTTGAGCTTCGTTTCTTCGCTGCCGGAGCCGGAGGCGGCCGCGAGGGCGCGGAGTTCCGAATCGACTTCGGCGACGGTCAGGCCGTCCTGTCCGCCCGAGCCGAAGGCGGCGAGGCCGCGCTGGCCGCCGAAGTCGTAGCTCGCGGCGACCGCGCCGATTTCGCCACGGTCGGCGAGGCGGTCTTCCACGTCGTCTGCGGAGACGTTCGGGCCGGCCGCGCGGGCGATGGCCTCGTGGCAGAGCCGCGGGCCGATGTCGAGCGTGGTCGAGTCCCACGCCGGGAAGACGCGACCTTGGACGAACCGGGCGACCGTCGGGAGGTCGTCGCCGGCGTCCGAAAAGAGGTCGGAGAGGAGCGAGACGACCG of the Haloferax sp. Atlit-12N genome contains:
- the ligA gene encoding ATP-dependent DNA ligase LigA; amino-acid sequence: MQFAEFAARAAEIEAEPADLAVVSLLSDLFSDAGDDLPTVARFVQGRVFPAWDSTTLDIGPRLCHEAIARAAGPNVSADDVEDRLADRGEIGAVAASYDFGGQRGLAAFGSGGQDGLTVAEVDSELRALAAASGSGSEETKLKTLYGLFNRTDPDEARFLARLVLSEMRIGVGEGAVRDAVAEAFLVDPADAAAIRDDDADSETEDAARDRRNEAIAAVARALQVSNDYGMVAELARDEGEAGLDGVRLEVGRPVQAMLAQAGTAADALDEWETAAVETKFDGARVQVHRDADGEVSLFSRNMEDVTGALPEVVEFVADAVDEPVILDGEVVAMDDDGEPLPFQEILRRFRRKHDVGRMREEVRVELRAFDCLHADGDDLLTDPLAARHDRLTAVLGDESAAVSDLLLSDDPDEIAAYEADSLDAGHEGIMLKNPDAPYSPGDRGKNWLKRKPDVETLDLVVTGAEWGEGRRAEFLGTFLLSARVEAESGDDAFETIGKVATGITDEELAELTDLLEPEIERESGKEVDIRPSVVFEVGYEEIQASPTYSSGYALRFPRFVTVREDKTAETTDSLERVERLADSQ